Below is a window of Desulfarculaceae bacterium DNA.
ATACTGGGTCAGCGGCGCGTGCACCACCGTGCCGGTGAGGGGGCTCTTGGCGGTGAACACCCCCAGGCCCGAGCCGGGCACCAGGCTGCCGGTGAACAGGCCCGCGCCCAACACGATGGGATCGCCGTCCAGGTGCTGGTTGTACAGGGCCAGGTTGACACCCGCCCCGCCTATCTTCTCCTGGCACAGCTCGTCGGAGAACTCTTCGATCTCCACCTCGCCGCTGGCCAGGTCAACGATGGCTATTTGGTCAGAGGCCAAAAACTCCATGACTGGTCACCTCTATATAAGAAGGTAGGTAAATCTCGCTCCGGCCTCAGTCCAGGTAGATGGCGTCCACCGGACATATCTGCTTGCACAGGGGGCCGTCGTCGCGGTCCTCGCAGAGGTCGCAGGCCTCGCGCAGGAGCATGGGCTTGGCCGAGGCGTCGCCGCCTCCTCCGCCCTCTTCCACCGCGCCGATGCGCTTCACTTCCAGGCCCTCGGGCCGCGCGATTACCAGATCCTCCTCTTCCTTGAGGATGACTCCGAAGTAGTCCTTCTTATCACGGGTGCGGTAAACAACGATGCAGGAGGACAACAGAGCGAAGGCGTCGTCGCGGTGATATCCGCAGGCCAGCTCGCACGCCATGCAGGCCGTGCACTTGAGCGGATCAATCTTGACTCCCATCTGTTCAATTCCTCGCTAAGGGTTGGCAGGTGCGCGGCGCGGCGTCCCGTGAGGGGGCCGCGGCCGTGTCCTGGATCGGATACCCGTCTTAGGGGGTCGTTCGACGCCAGCATCATATCAAGAACCAAGAGGCCCAAGTCAACCGAAAAAACATAATTAATATAATAGTTCGCATCTATCCCCTTCCGGCCCCCGGCCGGCACCGCTTCGCGGCAGGCGATAATGGCATAACCATCTAATTAATATTGTCTTTTTTGCTTTTATGAAATATTATGCCTATAAAGGCATTTGAGAACAATTAGCTATTCCACGGCGCGGCAGCCTGCGGCGAGGGGGCCGGAATATGGCAAAATGCAGCGGATAAGGTATAAAGGTTATAATATTTCGCTTGACAAGCGAGCCCGCGAATTTTTATAAAGTCTAAGACCATCACTCATGGCCGTTTAGACCACTCTCAGGCGCGGCGGCGAGGCCGCCAAGGCTCACCAGTCGCGCCCGCCTCCCCAGGCGAAAGGGGCCCATGTTCGAGGCCGCCAACAAAACCGAGAAGGTCTCCGACCGCATCATCGAGCAGATCCGCGACGCGGTGCTTTCGGGCCAGATCAAGCCCGGTGACCGGCTGGCCTCGGAAAAGGAGCTCATCGCCCAGTTCGGGGTGAGCAAGGCCACCATGCGCGAGGCCCTGCGCGTGCTGGAGGCCATGGGTTTGGTGGAGATACGCAAGGGCACCACCGGCGGAGTCTTCGTGGCCGAAGTGGACATGAAGACCACCATCCACTCCATAATGAACTTCCTGCACTTTCGCTCGATCTCCATCAGCGATATCACCATGTTGCGCTTCACGGTGGAGCCGTCGGTGGCCCATCTGGCCGCCATGAACGCCACCGAGAAGGACCTGGAGCGCCTGCGTGAACTGGCGGAGATAACCGAAGCCGACGAAAACGGCGACGCGGCCAGGGACATCAGCTTCCACCGCTACCTGGCCCGCATGAGCAAGAACCCGCTCCTGATCCTCATCCTGGACTTCGTGGACAACCTTCTGCGGGACGCCAAGTACGAACTGCAACTCAGTCCCGAATTTTATCGCCACGTGCGCGAGTCTCACCGCCGCATCGTGGACTTTCTGGAGGCCCGCGACACCGTGGGGGCCCGGGCCGAGATCGCCCGCGACCTCCTGGAGGTGGACCGCTACATGGCCGAGGCGGCGGGCAGCGAGCCCTTCGAGCCCGCCACCCTGGGACTGAACCTGGACGCCCGCTACGTGGCCGGCCCCGACAAGGACACGGCGGACGATCCCCTGGCCCAACTTTTGGACGCCTCCCTGCCCCGGCAGGCTCTGGGGCGGGCCATGGTCTTGAAGCACTTGGGCTCGGGCGGCCTCTATGTGGTGGTCCCCGAGGAGGAAGAGGAAAAATAGGCGCGCACCGCCCGCGAACCGGACGGATGCCCCGGCCATAAGAGATCAGTTAAACCGCCATGCGGCCCGGCGAGGGCGACCCTGGCATGGCTCACCGTGACAACACAACATGAACAGGCCGGAGCCCAAGGCCCCGGCCGCGCAAGCACCGACTAAGGAGTTCAACAGATGAGCGAAAACCAACGTTACTTCTTCGTGGACGATTCGGTCGCCGTCGATCCCATCAGCGGCGAAAGGCCCATCAAGCTGAAGTATTGCGCCGGCGGCCAGTGGAAGGTTTCCGCCACCGACGTGTATATGCCTTGCTACAACCCCTCCACCGGCGCGGTCATCGCCCTGGCCCCCCAGTGCCTCACCGAAGAGGTGGAAGAGGCGGTGCAGGCGGCCAAGGTGGCCTTTGAAAAGTGGTCCATCACCCCGGTGAGCAAGCGGGTGCAGGTCCTTTATAAGATGAAGGCCCTGTTGGACGAGAACCTGGAAGAGCTCACCGTCCTGTTGGCCAAGGAGATGAGCAAGAAGTACCAGGAGGCCATGGGCGACATCCTCAAGGTCACCGAGGTGGTCGAGTTCGCCTGCGGCGCGCCCCACATCATGAAGGGCGAGGCCCTGATGCAGGTGTCCACCAACTACGACACCTCGCTCTACCGCGAGCCCATGGGCGTGTTCGCCGGCATTCCGCCCTGGAACTTCCCGGCCATGATCCCCCACGGCTGGATGACCCCCATCTGCATCGCCACCGGCAACTGCATGGTCTTGAAGGCCGCCAGCTTCGTGCCCCAGAGCGCCATGCGGGTCATGGAGCTGTGGCAGGAGGCGGGCATCCCCGACGGCGTGATCAACGTGATTACCGCGGGCCGCGACCAGGCCGAGCTCTTGCTGCGCCACCCGGACATCAAGGGCATCAGCTTCGTGGGCTCCACCAAGGTGGGCCTGCACATCTACTCCACCGCCGCGGCCAACGGCAAGCGGGTCCAGGCCCTGTGCGAGGCCAAGAACCACGCCCTGGTGCTGCGCGACTGCAAGCTGGAGCGCACCGCCGGCGGCATCATGAACGCCTTCACCGGCTGCGCCGGCCAGCGCTGCATGGCCCTGCCGGTGATCGTGGTGGAAAACGCCATCGCCGACGAGTTGGTGGAGCGCCTGGTGGCGCTGTCCAAGGAAGTTACCCTGGGCAAGGCCTGGCTGCCCGAGACCGGCATGGGCCCGGTGGTGAACCAGGGCCACAAGGAGTTCGTCACCAACTGGATCAACAAGGCCGAGGAAGAGGGCGCCACCATCGTGCTGGACGGCCGCGACCCCGAGCTGCCCGAGGGCTGCGAGAACGGCTTCTTCGTGGGCCCCACCATCATCGACCACGTGACCGAGGACATGTCCTGCGGCCGCGAGGAGATCTTCGGACCGGTCTTGTGCATCAAGCGGGTGGAGAACTTCGAGGAAGGCCTCGAGTTGATGAACAACAGCCGCTTCGGCAACGGCTCGGTGATCTACACCCAGAACGGCTACTACGCCCGGCAGTTCGCCTTCCGCACCGGCGCGGGCATGGTGGGCGTGAACGTGGGCATCCCGGTGCCCCTGGGCATCTTCGGCTTCACCGGCCACAAGCAGTCCTTCTTCGGCGACCTGCACGTCATGGGCCGCGACGGCTTCAACTTCTTCACCGAGTCGAAGTGCGTCACCCAGACCTGGTTCCCCGAGGAAGGCGAAATCGACAATAAGGTGGACACCTGGGACGGGACCATCACCTCCCTGCCCACCGACAAGTAGTTGATCCGAGAGCAATACATAACCCCCCGCCGGGGCGGGCCCACGCGGCCCCGCCCCGGCCCGGGGCCGCAAAAAGCGCGTTAGTGAGAGCCTAACGATCCGTTTCCATGGTTTGAGGAGGGCATGGAAAAACATCGGAGACACAAGCTGGGCGCCTCGGGGCGGCCGCCGGAAACGGCCCGCCACCCCCAGAGCCCAGCCGCCCAGCCCAGCCTAGATTATTCCCACCTGGTTAAATCATCCCGCCTATACACGTCGCCCGGCCCCGCCCCGGGTTCCGGCGCTCTGGCGCGCGCCTGCGCGCAAGGAGGATAGACCTCATGGATACCGCCACCGCCAAGAAAATTGACCCCGTCCTGGAAGAACTCCAGGGCATCGTGGGCGAAAAGAACGCCTCCGGTGCCAAGCACATCCGCTACGCCTATTCCTATGACCTCTCATTCGTGGAGCCCAAGCTCCCGGATTACGTGGTCATGGTTCAGAACGTGGAGCAGGTGCAGGAAGTCCTCAGGTTCGCCAACCGGGAGAAAATCCCGGTGGTGCCCTACACCGCGGGCACCAACATCGGCGGCCTGTGCATCCCCGAGCGGGGCGGCATCCTTATGGACCTCAAGCAGATGAACAAGATCATCGACATCGACGTGGCCGACGGCGTGGCGGTGATCGAGCCGGGCGTGAGCCACGCCCAGCTGGCCGCCGCCCTGACCCCCCTGGGGCTCCGCTTCGGTTGGCCGGTGGGGCCGCCCTCGGCCTCGGTGAGCTCCTGCGCCATCAGCCACGGCATCGGCGGGCTCAACGCGCGCTACGGCCTGCAGAGCCAGGAGATCACCTCCATGGAGGTGGTGTTGCCCACCGGCGAGCTGGTGCGGGTGGGCTCCTGCGCCATCCAGAAAAACGCCTGGCACAGCACCCTGCCCCTGCCCAAGCTCGACGGCCTGTTCAAGGGCTGGCTGGGCAGCTCCGGGGTGGTGACCAAGATGGGCGTGAACGTGCACCCGGCCCCGCCGCTTTTGAAAATCTTCACGGTGAGCTGCGACACGGTTCAGGACATGTACTCCTACATGTTCAACCTGAGCAACTACGAGATCTGCGACGATATCACCGCGGTCTCCTGGTGGCTCAGCCAGGTGCCCATTCCCTATCCCTACAAGGAAAAGCCCGACGACGCGGCGGAGTGGAACTCCTACGCCACCACCTTCTCCTGGACCGAGGCCGAGCGCGACGCCCGGGCCGAGATTTGGGACAAGGTAGTGGCCGAGGAAAAGGCCAAGGGCACCTCCATCCAGGTGACCCACTACCCCGAGGAGGCCCTGAAGGGCCGCACCCAGCTGCCCAGCCAGGTGGTGGGCTCCACCAAGAACTACTGCAAGCAGGGCGGGGCCGGCATCTCCTGGCCCGGCACCTTCACCCCGGCCAAGAAGTGGGCCCCGGTCTACACCCGCTGGAAGGACATCCTCATCGGGCACAACCTCTCGCCCAGCGTGCGCATGAGCATGTACCGCGGGGTGCACTACGGAATGCTCCGGGCCATGATCCCCTTCAACAAGCAGTCCAAGGAGGAGACCGAGAACGCCCGCCAGGCCATCGTGGAATGCCTGCGCGTGGACCTGGACGAGGGAGGCATCCCCTACAAGCCTCCGGTGGACTTCGCCAAGGAGATCAACCTCCGGGCCGATCCGGGCTATCTCATGCTGCTCAAGCGGGTCAAGGAAATGCTTGATCCCAACGACATCATGAATCCCGGCAAATTGGGCATCTAAGGGAGGGGAGCAAGATCATGGAATGGGATATCGCCAGCCTGGAAGACCTGGAACATTACATTTGGCGCTGCACCGCTTGCGGAACCTGCAAGGTCGCCTATGACTTCGGCCCCCCGGCCACCTGCGCCCCCATCTGCCCGGCGGGCACCGAGTTCGGCTTCGAGGGCAACATGTCCTCCAAGGGCAAGATCGCCTTTGCCCGGGGCATCCTGGACGGAACCCTGGAGTTCGACGAGGACCTCTTAAACGACATCTACCGCTGCACCATCTGCGCCGGCTGCCAGAACCAGTGCCAACTGGACCACAAGCCCTTCATCCCCGAGATCATGGAGGCCATGCGGCGCAAGGCGGTGGAGCAGGGCGTGGGGCCCCTGCCCCTGCACAAGAACCTGACCAGGTCGCTGAAGAACTACAACAACCCCTATCAGGGCCCGCGCCGCCTGCGCACCGACTGGACCCGGCCTTTCAAGAAGGCCAAGAAGCCCATCAAGAACATTATGAAGGAGCCCGCGCCCACCCTGTTCTACGTGGGCTGCACCGGGGCCTTCAACCAGGGCGCCCGGCCCATCCCCACCGCCACGGCCAGCCTGTTCCAGAAGCTGGGCCTGGACTTCGGCATCCTGGGCGAGAACGAGGTCTGCTGCGGCTCCACGGCCATGCGCGTGGGCGACGCCGAGGAGTTCAAGCGCCTGGCCACCCACAACCTGGAGCTGTTCAAGAAGCTGCACGACGAGCAGGGAGTGGAGACCATCATCACCTCCTGCGCCGGCTGCTACCGGGCCATCAAGAAGGACTACATCCTCTCCAGCGACTACGACAAGATGATGGACGGCATCCGGGTGGTGCACACCGCCCAGTATTTGCACGAGCTGTTGCAAAAGGGCGAGCTGCCCATCGAGGGCGAGCTGGCCATGAAGGTGACCTACCACGACCCCTGCCACATCGGCCGCCACCTGAACAAGTTCGAGGTGGACGACGACGGCAGCCAGCTCTGGCCCGGCGCCTACCTGGGCATGAGCGAGGAGGACTGCGTCTACGAGGAGCCGCGTGAGCTCCTCAAGGCCATCCCCGGGGTGGAGTTCATGGAGATGGAGCGCAACCGCTCCAACAGCTTCTGCTGCGGCGGCGGCGGCGGGGTGATGACCGGCTTCGGCGACTGGGCCGCCAAGAACGCGGGCCTGCGGGTGGAAGAAGGCATGGGCACCGGGGCCGAGGTAATGGCCTCCACCTGCCCCTTCTGTCACTTCAATCTGAATAGCGGCGCCCAGCGCATCCAGAGCTCCATGAAGATCCAAGACGTGGTGGAGCTTTTGGACCAGGTGATTCCCGCCAAGGACTAGAACAACCGGCGGGCCGGGTCTACTTGGGAGGGTGCCCGGCCCCCTGAAGCAACATCAAAGGGCGACAAGGAGGTTTCTGAAGCAAAGCGAGCCTTAAAATCTACGTCCGCCGGCCGGGAGCACACCATAGTGACTCTCAGCCAGTCTCCTCCGGCGGCCCAATATAGGGCAACGCGATAAGCGGCGTTCCGGGTCCGGGCCAAGGTGGCCCCGCCCGAAGCCGCCGCCTGGGTTCTCTTAAAGGAGGGGAGTTATGAAACGGATGTTGATTATTGGGGCCAGCCTGTTGCTGGCTCTGGCCCTGGCCGTGCCGGCCGTGGCCGCCGATCCGGTCAAGATCGGCGTGTTGGTGCCGCT
It encodes the following:
- a CDS encoding FadR family transcriptional regulator, with product MFEAANKTEKVSDRIIEQIRDAVLSGQIKPGDRLASEKELIAQFGVSKATMREALRVLEAMGLVEIRKGTTGGVFVAEVDMKTTIHSIMNFLHFRSISISDITMLRFTVEPSVAHLAAMNATEKDLERLRELAEITEADENGDAARDISFHRYLARMSKNPLLILILDFVDNLLRDAKYELQLSPEFYRHVRESHRRIVDFLEARDTVGARAEIARDLLEVDRYMAEAAGSEPFEPATLGLNLDARYVAGPDKDTADDPLAQLLDASLPRQALGRAMVLKHLGSGGLYVVVPEEEEEK
- a CDS encoding CoA-acylating methylmalonate-semialdehyde dehydrogenase; the encoded protein is MSENQRYFFVDDSVAVDPISGERPIKLKYCAGGQWKVSATDVYMPCYNPSTGAVIALAPQCLTEEVEEAVQAAKVAFEKWSITPVSKRVQVLYKMKALLDENLEELTVLLAKEMSKKYQEAMGDILKVTEVVEFACGAPHIMKGEALMQVSTNYDTSLYREPMGVFAGIPPWNFPAMIPHGWMTPICIATGNCMVLKAASFVPQSAMRVMELWQEAGIPDGVINVITAGRDQAELLLRHPDIKGISFVGSTKVGLHIYSTAAANGKRVQALCEAKNHALVLRDCKLERTAGGIMNAFTGCAGQRCMALPVIVVENAIADELVERLVALSKEVTLGKAWLPETGMGPVVNQGHKEFVTNWINKAEEEGATIVLDGRDPELPEGCENGFFVGPTIIDHVTEDMSCGREEIFGPVLCIKRVENFEEGLELMNNSRFGNGSVIYTQNGYYARQFAFRTGAGMVGVNVGIPVPLGIFGFTGHKQSFFGDLHVMGRDGFNFFTESKCVTQTWFPEEGEIDNKVDTWDGTITSLPTDK
- a CDS encoding FAD-binding oxidoreductase gives rise to the protein MDTATAKKIDPVLEELQGIVGEKNASGAKHIRYAYSYDLSFVEPKLPDYVVMVQNVEQVQEVLRFANREKIPVVPYTAGTNIGGLCIPERGGILMDLKQMNKIIDIDVADGVAVIEPGVSHAQLAAALTPLGLRFGWPVGPPSASVSSCAISHGIGGLNARYGLQSQEITSMEVVLPTGELVRVGSCAIQKNAWHSTLPLPKLDGLFKGWLGSSGVVTKMGVNVHPAPPLLKIFTVSCDTVQDMYSYMFNLSNYEICDDITAVSWWLSQVPIPYPYKEKPDDAAEWNSYATTFSWTEAERDARAEIWDKVVAEEKAKGTSIQVTHYPEEALKGRTQLPSQVVGSTKNYCKQGGAGISWPGTFTPAKKWAPVYTRWKDILIGHNLSPSVRMSMYRGVHYGMLRAMIPFNKQSKEETENARQAIVECLRVDLDEGGIPYKPPVDFAKEINLRADPGYLMLLKRVKEMLDPNDIMNPGKLGI
- a CDS encoding (Fe-S)-binding protein codes for the protein MEWDIASLEDLEHYIWRCTACGTCKVAYDFGPPATCAPICPAGTEFGFEGNMSSKGKIAFARGILDGTLEFDEDLLNDIYRCTICAGCQNQCQLDHKPFIPEIMEAMRRKAVEQGVGPLPLHKNLTRSLKNYNNPYQGPRRLRTDWTRPFKKAKKPIKNIMKEPAPTLFYVGCTGAFNQGARPIPTATASLFQKLGLDFGILGENEVCCGSTAMRVGDAEEFKRLATHNLELFKKLHDEQGVETIITSCAGCYRAIKKDYILSSDYDKMMDGIRVVHTAQYLHELLQKGELPIEGELAMKVTYHDPCHIGRHLNKFEVDDDGSQLWPGAYLGMSEEDCVYEEPRELLKAIPGVEFMEMERNRSNSFCCGGGGGVMTGFGDWAAKNAGLRVEEGMGTGAEVMASTCPFCHFNLNSGAQRIQSSMKIQDVVELLDQVIPAKD